From Myxococcota bacterium, the proteins below share one genomic window:
- a CDS encoding TetR/AcrR family transcriptional regulator, which translates to MAKPAARPRRRSPARRRSYHHGRLREALLEAAERMLEEQGPESVTVREAARRAGVSPGAPFRHFASRSALMTGVAERAMRRFLDEIARAQAAVEPSDSRARYLALGHAYLRWATRHPAQFRVLATRSLIDFDGSESLPRDNDAIRALMQEIVADGQARGQIRRADPAALELMAKALSYGLARMYVDGHFPQWGVGAREVPEAMHRVLDLFLELLTPSAG; encoded by the coding sequence ATGGCCAAGCCCGCCGCGCGCCCGCGCCGCCGCTCGCCCGCCCGGCGGCGCTCCTATCACCACGGCCGGCTGCGCGAAGCGCTGCTGGAAGCCGCGGAGCGCATGCTCGAAGAGCAGGGCCCGGAGTCGGTCACCGTGCGCGAAGCCGCGCGCCGCGCCGGCGTCTCGCCGGGCGCGCCCTTCCGCCACTTCGCCAGCCGCAGCGCGCTCATGACCGGGGTCGCGGAGCGCGCCATGCGGCGCTTCCTCGACGAGATCGCGCGCGCCCAGGCCGCCGTCGAGCCGAGTGACTCGCGCGCGCGCTACCTGGCGCTCGGCCACGCCTACCTGCGCTGGGCCACGCGCCACCCGGCGCAGTTCCGCGTGCTGGCGACGCGCAGCCTGATCGACTTCGACGGCAGTGAGTCCCTGCCGCGCGACAACGACGCGATCCGCGCGCTCATGCAGGAGATCGTGGCCGACGGCCAGGCGCGCGGGCAGATCCGGCGCGCGGATCCCGCAGCGCTCGAGCTGATGGCCAAGGCCCTCTCCTACGGGCTGGCGCGCATGTACGTGGACGGCCACTTCCCGCAGTGGGGCGTGGGCGCGCGCGAAGTGCCGGAGGCCATGCACCGGGTGCTCGATCTGTTCCTCGAGCTCCTGACCCCTTCCGCCGGCTGA
- a CDS encoding PEP-CTERM sorting domain-containing protein (PEP-CTERM proteins occur, often in large numbers, in the proteomes of bacteria that also encode an exosortase, a predicted intramembrane cysteine proteinase. The presence of a PEP-CTERM domain at a protein's C-terminus predicts cleavage within the sorting domain, followed by covalent anchoring to some some component of the (usually Gram-negative) cell surface. Many PEP-CTERM proteins exhibit an unusual sequence composition that includes large numbers of potential glycosylation sites. Expression of one such protein has been shown restore the ability of a bacterium to form floc, a type of biofilm.) produces MRRISRVLVLGLFSLVAGSARAGLINPNPVSEVRGASAPGGSLSADVTALSIVGNTATFQLSVVTGSVTGVDLGMLLNSLSAPTTYDFVSGASFAGSTGTGGTASVGGGGTQAQFDFTTPVLAGQSSKQLVVTFVSAVPTGYFGSVNFDNGFVTTKSYQVPEPAALALLGLWLGGLSGLRRRAESP; encoded by the coding sequence ATGCGCAGGATCTCGCGGGTGCTCGTTCTAGGGCTGTTCTCGCTCGTTGCAGGCTCCGCCCGAGCCGGTCTGATCAATCCGAATCCAGTCTCCGAGGTACGCGGGGCGAGCGCGCCGGGCGGGTCGCTCTCGGCAGACGTGACCGCGCTCTCGATCGTGGGCAACACCGCCACGTTCCAGCTCAGCGTCGTCACGGGCTCGGTCACGGGCGTCGACCTGGGCATGCTGCTGAACAGCCTGTCCGCGCCGACCACGTACGACTTCGTCTCCGGCGCGTCGTTCGCCGGCAGCACGGGCACCGGCGGCACGGCCAGCGTGGGCGGCGGCGGCACCCAGGCGCAGTTCGACTTCACGACGCCCGTGCTCGCGGGTCAGTCGAGCAAGCAGCTGGTGGTGACCTTCGTCTCGGCCGTGCCCACCGGCTACTTCGGCTCGGTGAACTTCGACAACGGCTTCGTGACCACGAAGTCGTACCAGGTGCCCGAGCCGGCGGCGCTCGCGCTCCTGGGCCTCTGGCTCGGCGGCCTCTCGGGGCTGCGCCGACGCGCGGAATCTCCATGA